Proteins encoded within one genomic window of Nitrospirota bacterium:
- a CDS encoding 50S ribosomal protein L1: MSKKHDEAKGKINRENQYNLKEAIDLVKGLAHTKFDETVDLAVNIGIDAKKSDQLVRGSVVLPHGLGKEVRVVVFAKGDKGKEAMDAGADEVGAEDLADKISKGWFEFDRVIATPDIMGVVGKIGKLLGPRGLMPNPKTGTVTFDVANAVKEAKAGKVEYKTEKGAIIHVPIGKVSFESEKLFDNAQSVIKSIVRAKPSTSKGKFLKKISVSSTMGAGVPVDTQTAVPA, encoded by the coding sequence ATGAGCAAGAAACATGATGAAGCAAAAGGAAAGATAAACAGGGAAAATCAGTATAACCTGAAAGAGGCAATTGACCTTGTCAAGGGGCTTGCGCATACGAAGTTTGATGAAACCGTTGACCTTGCCGTTAATATCGGCATTGACGCCAAGAAATCCGACCAGCTTGTAAGGGGCAGTGTTGTTCTGCCGCACGGGCTTGGGAAGGAAGTGCGGGTCGTGGTTTTTGCAAAAGGCGATAAGGGCAAAGAGGCCATGGATGCCGGAGCTGATGAGGTGGGCGCCGAGGACCTTGCCGATAAGATAAGCAAGGGCTGGTTTGAGTTTGACCGGGTAATTGCAACTCCTGACATCATGGGTGTTGTCGGCAAGATCGGCAAGCTGCTGGGCCCCAGAGGCCTTATGCCCAACCCGAAGACAGGCACTGTAACTTTTGACGTGGCAAATGCCGTTAAAGAGGCAAAGGCCGGAAAGGTAGAGTACAAGACAGAAAAGGGAGCTATTATCCATGTCCCGATAGGGAAGGTCTCATTTGAGAGCGAAAAGCTTTTTGATAACGCCCAGTCGGTAATTAAATCCATTGTCAGGGCAAAGCCTTCTACCAGCAAAGGGAAATTTTTAAAGAAGATATCTGTTTCATCAACAATGGGAGCGGGTGTGCCCGTGGATACCCAGACGGCAGTACCGGCATAG
- the rplK gene encoding 50S ribosomal protein L11: MAPQKEVTAMVKLQVTAGKANPAPPIGPALGPHGINIMDFCNSFNAQTKAMGDTIVPVLLTIYKDRSFTFILKTPPASQLIKKAAGIIKGSSVPNKDKVGKISMAQVEEIAKTKMPDLNAFDLEKAMQTIKGTARSMGVEITG; this comes from the coding sequence ATGGCACCACAAAAAGAAGTAACAGCAATGGTAAAACTTCAGGTAACTGCAGGGAAGGCTAATCCGGCTCCGCCGATAGGGCCTGCGCTCGGGCCTCACGGCATCAATATTATGGATTTCTGCAACTCCTTTAATGCTCAGACAAAGGCTATGGGAGATACCATCGTTCCGGTTCTTCTTACCATATACAAGGACAGGTCATTTACTTTTATCTTAAAGACGCCGCCCGCCTCTCAGCTTATAAAGAAGGCAGCCGGTATAATCAAAGGCTCCAGTGTTCCCAACAAAGATAAAGTCGGGAAGATATCCATGGCACAGGTGGAAGAGATAGCCAAGACCAAGATGCCGGATTTAAATGCATTCGATCTTGAAAAGGCTATGCAGACCATAAAAGGAACTGCCAGGAGCATGGGCGTAGAGATAACAGGTTAA
- the nusG gene encoding transcription termination/antitermination factor NusG — protein MTMEWYVVHIYSGFEDKVKATIEDGARRRGLTEKIEQIMIPTEKVVELKAGKKKQLERKFYPGYILIKMELNNETWHLVSSTPRVTGFVGGEIPAPLQQDEVDVIIRQMEDGSSSRVKTQFNKGDDVRITDGAFANFNGFVDEIDDIHNKLKIMVSVFGRQTSVELDFLQVEKT, from the coding sequence ATAACTATGGAATGGTATGTTGTGCATATTTACTCCGGCTTTGAGGATAAGGTAAAGGCAACTATTGAGGACGGCGCGCGCAGGCGGGGGCTGACCGAAAAGATCGAGCAGATCATGATACCTACCGAAAAGGTGGTAGAGTTGAAGGCCGGGAAAAAGAAGCAGTTGGAAAGGAAGTTCTATCCGGGATATATCCTGATAAAGATGGAACTTAATAACGAGACGTGGCACCTTGTCAGCAGCACCCCGAGGGTCACAGGGTTCGTAGGCGGCGAAATACCTGCCCCGCTTCAGCAGGATGAAGTGGACGTTATTATACGGCAGATGGAAGACGGATCTTCATCAAGGGTCAAGACCCAGTTCAACAAGGGTGATGATGTACGGATAACTGACGGCGCCTTTGCCAATTTCAACGGTTTTGTTGATGAGATAGATGACATTCACAATAAGCTGAAGATCATGGTCAGCGTGTTCGGCAGGCAGACATCTGTTGAGCTGGATTTCTTACAGGTTGAAAAGACATAA
- the secE gene encoding preprotein translocase subunit SecE, with product MFEKIKLFFTEVKTELKKVVFPGKEEVIGSTKVVLVLVFITAFFLGVIDLVLSKLIELVIK from the coding sequence GTGTTCGAAAAGATAAAATTATTTTTTACGGAAGTAAAGACAGAATTAAAGAAGGTTGTTTTCCCAGGTAAGGAGGAAGTGATAGGTTCGACCAAGGTCGTGCTTGTGCTGGTATTTATTACGGCATTTTTCCTTGGAGTGATAGATCTGGTGCTTTCCAAACTAATAGAATTAGTTATCAAGTAA
- the rpmG gene encoding 50S ribosomal protein L33 has translation MQDIILLQCTSCKNKNYSTTKNKKNTKEKLNLKKYCKHCRQHVIHKETKA, from the coding sequence ATGCAGGATATAATACTTTTACAGTGTACAAGCTGCAAGAATAAGAACTACTCCACTACAAAGAACAAGAAGAACACAAAAGAGAAGCTTAATCTCAAGAAATACTGCAAGCATTGCAGGCAGCACGTAATTCATAAAGAGACAAAGGCATAG
- the smpB gene encoding SsrA-binding protein SmpB, producing the protein MDTKVVATNKKAYHDYTILETYEAGISLVGTEVKSLREGKANLKESYVLVKEGEAVLLNCHISPYSHGNINNHDPLRTRKLLLHKKEIERLWGRIREAGLTVVPLKLYFSKGKAKLEIGLAKGKRQYEKRDTIKKKEADREIQRHLKRDK; encoded by the coding sequence ATGGATACAAAAGTCGTTGCCACCAACAAAAAAGCGTATCATGACTACACAATACTGGAGACCTATGAGGCCGGGATATCGCTCGTGGGGACTGAGGTCAAGTCATTAAGGGAGGGAAAGGCAAACCTGAAAGAGAGCTATGTCCTTGTTAAGGAAGGCGAGGCTGTTCTTCTTAACTGTCATATCAGCCCGTACAGCCACGGCAATATCAACAACCATGACCCGTTAAGAACGAGAAAGCTGCTTCTTCACAAGAAAGAGATAGAAAGGCTGTGGGGCAGGATCAGGGAGGCGGGGCTGACGGTCGTACCGCTTAAGCTCTATTTCAGCAAAGGTAAAGCTAAATTAGAGATCGGACTTGCAAAAGGCAAGAGACAGTATGAAAAGAGAGATACGATAAAGAAGAAAGAGGCAGACAGGGAGATTCAGCGCCATTTAAAAAGGGATAAGTAG
- a CDS encoding phosphoglycerate kinase, whose product MKDNPYSPIKGVLNKLSIRDLNIKGKRVFIRVDFNVPLDKDLNITDDTRIRSALPTINYAIDEGAKIILASHLGRPKGSEDKRYSLASVARRLQRLIKKEVTFIEECVGPEVEAAVGKMAEGDIILLENLRFHKGEEDNDDEFGSALARLADYFVNDAFGAAHRAHGSITGIAKHLPSAAGFLLQKEIEYLQGVINRPVRPFVAILGGAKVSGKIGVIENLADKVDKVIVGGGMAYTFLKALGHPVGDSLVENDMLDLAKDIRRNCLSKGIKFYIPVDCVIAQSMEPGAEAKVVTTQEIPDGWKGLDIGPASAKLFSEALGNAKTILWNGPMGVFEVDAFSRGTFAVARSVADAYALTIVGGGDTALAVNRAGVSESMSFISTGGGASLELLEGKGLPGLEALTDK is encoded by the coding sequence ATGAAAGATAATCCTTATTCACCTATTAAAGGAGTTTTAAATAAACTTTCCATCAGGGACCTCAATATAAAGGGGAAGAGGGTCTTCATACGCGTTGATTTTAACGTGCCTCTGGATAAGGATCTCAACATTACAGACGACACGAGGATACGTTCCGCGCTCCCGACGATAAATTATGCTATTGACGAAGGGGCAAAGATAATCCTTGCATCGCATCTCGGAAGGCCTAAAGGAAGCGAGGATAAACGCTACAGCCTTGCCTCTGTTGCCAGAAGGCTCCAGCGCCTGATAAAGAAAGAGGTGACATTTATAGAGGAATGCGTGGGGCCGGAAGTCGAAGCTGCTGTCGGGAAGATGGCTGAGGGCGATATTATCCTTCTTGAGAACCTGAGGTTTCATAAAGGGGAGGAGGATAATGATGATGAGTTCGGCAGCGCCCTTGCAAGGCTCGCGGATTATTTTGTTAATGACGCATTCGGCGCTGCCCACAGGGCGCATGGTTCTATAACAGGTATCGCAAAACATCTTCCTTCTGCAGCAGGCTTCCTTCTTCAGAAAGAGATAGAGTATCTTCAGGGCGTCATTAACCGTCCGGTAAGGCCTTTTGTGGCCATCCTTGGCGGGGCAAAGGTTTCAGGAAAGATCGGCGTCATAGAAAATCTTGCGGACAAGGTTGATAAAGTTATCGTAGGCGGCGGGATGGCGTATACATTTTTAAAGGCGTTAGGGCATCCTGTCGGAGATTCGCTTGTTGAGAATGATATGCTTGACCTTGCCAAAGATATCAGGAGAAATTGCCTGTCAAAAGGCATTAAGTTTTATATACCGGTAGACTGTGTCATCGCTCAGAGCATGGAGCCCGGCGCAGAGGCAAAGGTTGTCACCACTCAGGAGATACCGGACGGATGGAAGGGGCTTGATATAGGCCCTGCTTCCGCAAAGCTCTTTTCAGAGGCGCTTGGAAACGCAAAGACCATCCTGTGGAACGGCCCTATGGGCGTTTTTGAGGTGGATGCATTCTCCCGCGGCACATTTGCGGTTGCACGTTCTGTTGCAGACGCTTATGCTTTGACCATAGTTGGTGGAGGAGATACCGCGCTTGCCGTTAACAGGGCGGGAGTTTCTGAAAGCATGTCATTTATCTCGACCGGAGGAGGCGCATCTCTTGAACTTCTTGAAGGCAAGGGGCTGCCGGGCCTTGAGGCGCTGACGGACAAATAA
- the gap gene encoding type I glyceraldehyde-3-phosphate dehydrogenase, whose product MAIRVGINGFGRIGRLVFRVAVDRPDIEVVGINDLIDVEYMAYMLKYDSTHGRFKGKVEVKGGNLVVNGKEIRVTAEKDPANLKWDAVGAEFVVESTGLFLSDETARKHIQAGAKKVVMSAPSKDNTPMFVMGVNNETYAGQDIVSNASCTTNCLAPLAKVIHDKFGIIEGLMTTVHAVTATQKTVDGPSAKDWRGGRGAGQNIIPSGTGAAKAVGKVIPSLNGKLTGMAFRVPTPNVSVVDLTCRIEKGATYDEIKAALKSASENELKGILGYTEDAVVSTDFLGETCTSVFDANAGIALNNNFVKLVSWYDNEWGYSNKVVDLISYIAGKK is encoded by the coding sequence ATGGCTATACGTGTAGGTATCAACGGATTTGGAAGGATAGGCAGGCTTGTTTTTCGTGTCGCGGTTGACCGTCCGGATATTGAGGTGGTCGGGATCAATGATCTTATTGATGTTGAATATATGGCATATATGCTCAAGTATGATTCCACTCACGGCAGGTTCAAGGGGAAGGTAGAGGTCAAAGGCGGGAATCTGGTTGTGAACGGCAAAGAGATACGCGTTACCGCGGAAAAAGATCCCGCTAACCTGAAATGGGATGCTGTTGGAGCGGAATTTGTTGTTGAATCAACAGGCCTCTTCCTTTCAGATGAAACAGCGAGGAAGCACATTCAGGCAGGCGCCAAAAAAGTTGTAATGTCAGCCCCTTCAAAGGATAATACCCCAATGTTTGTCATGGGTGTCAATAATGAAACATACGCAGGACAGGATATAGTTTCAAATGCGTCATGCACAACAAACTGCCTCGCCCCGCTCGCCAAGGTCATACATGACAAGTTCGGGATCATCGAAGGGCTTATGACCACTGTTCATGCTGTTACAGCGACTCAAAAAACAGTTGACGGGCCATCCGCCAAAGACTGGCGCGGAGGCCGCGGAGCAGGCCAGAACATCATCCCCTCAGGCACAGGGGCTGCCAAGGCTGTCGGCAAGGTCATCCCGTCTCTTAACGGCAAGCTGACAGGTATGGCGTTCAGGGTTCCGACCCCGAATGTTTCTGTTGTTGACCTGACATGCCGCATTGAGAAAGGCGCAACCTATGATGAGATAAAGGCTGCTCTCAAGAGCGCATCGGAAAATGAACTGAAGGGAATTCTCGGCTATACAGAGGATGCGGTTGTTTCAACCGATTTTCTTGGTGAAACATGCACATCCGTATTTGACGCAAACGCAGGCATAGCCCTTAATAATAACTTTGTTAAGCTGGTCTCGTGGTATGACAATGAATGGGGCTATTCCAACAAGGTGGTTGACCTGATCTCATATATAGCAGGTAAAAAATAA
- the frr gene encoding ribosome recycling factor, whose translation MEQKAKKIITERMEKTLDALKKDLASIRTGRASISVLDGVLVNSYGTPAPLSHVATLSVPESRTITIQPWDVKMIPEIEKAIQKSDLGLNPSNDGKIIRLSVPQLTEERRKEIVKNAHKKGEEAKVALRNIRRDGNDEMKKLEKDKHLSEDDTKRSIEDVQKVTDSFIKRVDEIIKHKEAEIMEV comes from the coding sequence ATGGAACAAAAGGCAAAAAAAATAATAACTGAGAGGATGGAGAAGACTCTGGATGCCTTAAAAAAGGATCTGGCCAGTATCAGGACCGGCAGGGCGTCCATATCTGTACTTGACGGTGTACTTGTTAATTCATACGGAACACCGGCTCCCTTAAGCCACGTTGCTACATTAAGCGTTCCTGAAAGCAGGACGATCACGATCCAGCCCTGGGATGTCAAGATGATCCCTGAGATAGAGAAGGCTATTCAGAAGTCTGATCTCGGGCTCAATCCTTCCAACGATGGAAAGATAATAAGGCTGTCAGTTCCCCAGCTTACAGAGGAGCGGAGGAAAGAGATCGTCAAGAATGCCCATAAAAAGGGAGAAGAGGCAAAGGTCGCGCTCAGGAATATACGCCGTGACGGCAATGATGAGATGAAGAAGCTGGAAAAAGATAAGCACCTGAGCGAAGACGATACCAAACGCTCCATTGAGGATGTGCAGAAGGTCACGGATTCTTTTATTAAGAGGGTTGACGAGATCATCAAACACAAAGAGGCGGAGATAATGGAAGTATAA
- a CDS encoding UMP kinase: MARVLYKRVLLKLSGEALMGSKAFGIDQKMLLSIAKELKDISASGVELAIVIGGGNIFRGLEASSEGMERTTADYMGMLATVLNSLALQNALEKSGVPTRLQTAIEMHELAEPYIRRKAVRHLEKGRCVIFAAGTGNPYFTTDTAAALRAVEIDADVIMKATKVDGVYSSDPVKNPSAKKFSEISYRDVLNKELKVMDSTAISLCKDNNLPIIVFSLLKRGNIKKILEGKKIGTLVRGGEAYGTKGKKNNN, translated from the coding sequence ATGGCACGAGTACTGTACAAGCGTGTATTGTTGAAATTAAGCGGCGAGGCCCTTATGGGCAGCAAGGCTTTTGGAATAGACCAGAAGATGCTCCTTTCCATAGCAAAGGAGCTGAAGGATATCTCAGCCTCCGGAGTCGAACTTGCCATAGTTATCGGAGGCGGCAACATATTCAGGGGGCTTGAGGCCAGTTCAGAGGGGATGGAGAGGACCACTGCGGATTACATGGGGATGCTCGCTACCGTGCTCAACTCGCTGGCCCTTCAGAACGCGCTTGAAAAGTCCGGCGTGCCCACAAGGCTTCAGACCGCGATAGAGATGCATGAGCTTGCAGAGCCTTACATCAGGAGAAAAGCGGTCAGGCACCTTGAAAAAGGGAGGTGTGTGATCTTTGCCGCCGGCACCGGCAATCCTTATTTCACAACCGACACCGCAGCTGCTTTGAGGGCGGTTGAGATAGATGCGGATGTGATCATGAAGGCGACAAAGGTAGACGGTGTTTACAGCAGTGATCCGGTGAAGAACCCCTCGGCGAAAAAATTCTCAGAGATATCATACAGAGATGTGCTTAATAAAGAGCTCAAAGTGATGGACTCCACAGCCATATCTCTATGTAAAGATAATAATCTTCCAATAATTGTGTTCAGCCTGCTAAAGAGAGGCAACATAAAAAAGATCCTTGAAGGCAAAAAAATCGGCACCTTGGTCAGGGGGGGAGAGGCTTATGGAACAAAAGGCAAAAAAAATAATAACTGA
- a CDS encoding elongation factor Ts yields the protein MSISASDVKELREQTGAGMMECKKALTESGGDLKKAIDLLRQKGLAAAAKKAGRITAEGIIALNVTGTTGVLVEVNSETDFVSKNEEFQKFAGEIAGLVSTQNPADIESLSNSPLGNITVEARRQELIQKIGENLSVRRFVRFETNGKIASYLHGTRIGVIVDYSGGDEQMGRDIAMQIAAANPLYLSRETVPAEDLDRERAIFEAQVKESGKPANVVGKIVEGKLEKFFGETCLLEQLFIKDPDGKQKVKDILNGAAINRFAKFQVGEGIEKKKENFAEEVASQLR from the coding sequence ATGAGCATAAGCGCGAGTGATGTTAAGGAACTTAGAGAGCAGACCGGCGCGGGCATGATGGAGTGCAAAAAAGCGCTTACTGAAAGCGGCGGTGATCTTAAAAAGGCAATAGACCTTCTCCGTCAAAAAGGGCTCGCCGCTGCAGCCAAAAAAGCAGGGCGCATCACGGCAGAAGGAATAATCGCACTCAATGTCACCGGCACAACCGGTGTTCTTGTCGAAGTCAATAGCGAGACTGATTTTGTCTCGAAAAATGAGGAGTTCCAGAAATTCGCCGGAGAGATCGCCGGGCTTGTCTCAACGCAGAATCCGGCTGACATTGAAAGTCTTTCGAACTCGCCGCTGGGAAACATAACTGTAGAGGCGAGGCGGCAGGAGCTTATTCAGAAGATAGGCGAGAATCTCTCTGTCCGCAGGTTTGTCCGATTTGAAACAAACGGCAAGATCGCCTCATACCTGCACGGCACGCGTATCGGCGTCATAGTTGATTATTCAGGGGGAGACGAACAGATGGGCAGAGACATCGCAATGCAGATAGCGGCCGCTAACCCGCTTTATCTGAGCCGTGAGACAGTGCCTGCCGAGGATCTTGACAGGGAGCGCGCTATTTTTGAAGCTCAGGTGAAGGAATCCGGCAAGCCTGCCAATGTTGTCGGCAAAATAGTTGAGGGCAAGCTGGAGAAATTTTTCGGAGAGACATGCCTTCTTGAACAGCTCTTTATCAAGGATCCTGACGGCAAACAGAAGGTCAAAGATATTCTCAACGGAGCCGCCATCAACAGATTTGCCAAGTTTCAGGTAGGTGAAGGTATCGAGAAGAAGAAGGAAAATTTCGCTGAAGAGGTAGCCTCTCAGCTCAGGTAG
- the rpsB gene encoding 30S ribosomal protein S2 yields MVVTMKELLESGVHFGHQVKRWNPKMKKYIFGARNGIYIIDLQKTIKMLDDAYNFIKELSSAGESIIFVGTKKQAQDVVTEESQRAGCYYINQRWLGGVLTNFKTIKQSIEKLKKIEKMKEDGTYSLLTKKEVAKYEKERIRLEKNLIGVKDMHTLPGAMFIIDPKKERIAVAEAKKLSIPIIAVVDTNCDPDEIDLVIPGNDDAIRAIKLITARMADAVIEGREIYNKAANEAKEKMAASKAAAEKELSEKKAAREKDSEIEVEEAEKEEVSE; encoded by the coding sequence ATGGTAGTAACAATGAAAGAGCTGTTGGAGTCAGGTGTCCATTTCGGGCATCAGGTAAAAAGGTGGAACCCGAAGATGAAGAAGTATATTTTCGGGGCCCGCAACGGGATTTACATCATTGATCTTCAGAAGACGATCAAGATGCTGGATGACGCGTACAACTTTATCAAGGAGCTTTCCAGCGCCGGCGAATCCATCATTTTTGTAGGGACAAAGAAGCAGGCGCAGGATGTGGTCACGGAAGAGTCTCAAAGGGCCGGATGCTACTATATAAACCAGCGCTGGCTCGGCGGCGTTCTGACCAACTTCAAGACCATCAAGCAGAGCATCGAGAAACTGAAGAAGATAGAGAAGATGAAGGAAGACGGGACATACAGCCTCCTTACCAAGAAAGAGGTCGCCAAGTATGAAAAAGAGAGGATCCGCCTTGAGAAGAACCTTATAGGGGTTAAGGACATGCACACACTCCCCGGCGCAATGTTTATCATTGATCCCAAAAAGGAGAGGATAGCTGTTGCAGAGGCGAAAAAACTTTCAATTCCGATAATCGCTGTTGTGGATACTAACTGTGACCCTGATGAAATCGATCTTGTCATTCCGGGGAATGATGATGCCATAAGGGCGATCAAGCTGATAACTGCCAGAATGGCTGACGCGGTTATTGAGGGCAGGGAAATATACAATAAAGCCGCAAACGAGGCCAAAGAAAAGATGGCTGCTTCAAAAGCTGCTGCGGAAAAAGAATTATCAGAGAAAAAGGCTGCGAGGGAAAAGGACTCAGAGATAGAAGTAGAAGAGGCAGAGAAGGAGGAAGTATCAGAATGA
- a CDS encoding FHA domain-containing protein, whose amino-acid sequence MNKPVPVLHPLTEEARNSITESEIQINKFPFRIGRQSRSGIINSGNGLAFDRRNPGNSPNNDCYLIDNGKHLNISREHIQIEKKEDDTYEIMDLNSSCGTTVDGHNIGKPHEAEYYPLKNGSIVVIGTPKSPYVFKFILPSG is encoded by the coding sequence TTGAACAAGCCGGTACCTGTTTTACATCCATTAACAGAAGAAGCCCGGAATTCTATCACGGAAAGTGAGATACAAATAAATAAATTTCCTTTCCGCATCGGGCGCCAATCCAGGAGCGGGATAATAAACAGCGGCAATGGGCTTGCATTCGACCGCCGAAATCCCGGGAACTCTCCGAATAATGACTGTTATCTGATCGATAACGGCAAGCATCTGAATATTTCAAGGGAGCATATTCAGATCGAAAAAAAAGAAGATGATACTTATGAAATTATGGATCTCAACAGTTCGTGCGGCACAACTGTCGACGGTCATAATATCGGCAAACCTCACGAAGCAGAATATTATCCTCTTAAAAACGGGAGCATTGTTGTAATAGGAACTCCCAAATCCCCGTATGTTTTTAAATTCATTTTGCCTTCCGGGTAA
- the ligA gene encoding NAD-dependent DNA ligase LigA, with amino-acid sequence MADISERTKKEIEELVKDLNYHCYRYHVIDSPEISDEEYDRLYRHLKELEEEYHYVLPDSPTQRVGAPPLDKFEKVKHTEPMLSLDNAFSHDEVREFDERVKRFLKSDEEIEYTVEPKYDGLAMELTYRNGILYKASTRGDGYEGEDVTVNIKTIKAVPLKIEGREVPGEIDIRGEVYIDIKEFEALNRERGKEGEPPFANPRNAAAGSIRQLDSSITAKRKLHLACYGIGFVKGVDFKSQWEFIQWLKKAHFPVPALIKLVRGIDEVIDVIKEIEQKRSSFPFETDGAVIKVNDLELQKALGIKTREPRWATAYKFKAHQGITKIIDIIASVGRTGTITPVAFLEPVRIGGVTVSRSTLHNWDEIERKDIRIGDTVIVERAGDVIPHVVEAIKEKRTGKERHFSPPEKCPICGSAVERDEGGVAFRCIGLNCTAQVQQRIGHYVSRAAMDIEGLGEKNVELLYSQGLIKHFVDIYRLKKEDLLELPRFAEKSAQNLIDAIEKSKKTTLAKFIYSLGITHVGEYAAKLLAKNFRTINDLYNVDTETIIAIKQMGEKTAASVSAFFDDPENLKTLKSLPLIISNPDFGSGDVKDLPLSGLTFVITGTMPIPRDEIEEQIDKMGGHASGSVSKSTDFLVAGENAGSKLAKAEKLGIKIISYQELLQMIGISKN; translated from the coding sequence ATGGCTGATATTTCTGAAAGAACAAAAAAAGAGATAGAAGAACTCGTCAAAGACCTTAATTATCATTGCTACCGTTACCACGTAATTGACTCCCCTGAAATCTCTGATGAAGAATACGACCGTCTTTACAGGCATCTTAAAGAGCTTGAAGAAGAATATCATTACGTCCTTCCTGACTCCCCGACGCAGCGTGTAGGCGCTCCTCCGCTTGATAAGTTTGAAAAAGTAAAACATACAGAACCGATGCTTTCGCTCGATAACGCATTCTCTCATGATGAGGTGAGGGAGTTTGACGAGAGGGTAAAGAGGTTTCTTAAATCGGACGAAGAGATTGAATACACTGTTGAGCCGAAGTATGACGGGCTGGCAATGGAACTTACTTACAGGAACGGGATCTTATATAAGGCATCAACAAGGGGCGACGGTTATGAAGGAGAAGATGTAACCGTTAATATCAAGACCATAAAGGCTGTGCCGCTGAAGATAGAAGGCAGAGAAGTGCCGGGAGAAATTGATATTCGCGGGGAAGTTTATATAGACATCAAGGAGTTTGAGGCGCTTAACAGGGAGAGGGGAAAAGAAGGCGAGCCTCCATTTGCAAATCCGAGAAACGCTGCCGCCGGTTCAATAAGACAGCTTGATTCATCTATAACGGCAAAAAGGAAACTCCATCTCGCATGTTACGGAATAGGTTTTGTGAAAGGGGTTGATTTCAAAAGCCAGTGGGAGTTTATCCAGTGGCTTAAAAAAGCGCATTTCCCTGTTCCCGCACTTATTAAACTTGTCAGAGGGATCGATGAAGTCATTGATGTCATCAAAGAGATAGAGCAAAAGAGAAGCTCATTCCCTTTTGAAACGGACGGAGCGGTAATAAAGGTCAATGACTTAGAATTGCAGAAAGCCCTCGGCATTAAGACAAGAGAACCCCGCTGGGCGACTGCATACAAATTCAAGGCGCATCAGGGTATCACAAAGATAATCGATATAATCGCAAGCGTGGGAAGGACAGGGACGATCACTCCTGTTGCCTTTCTTGAACCTGTCAGAATAGGCGGGGTCACTGTCTCACGTTCCACGCTTCATAACTGGGATGAGATAGAGCGAAAGGATATTCGCATCGGCGACACGGTTATAGTTGAACGTGCCGGCGATGTCATACCTCATGTTGTTGAAGCAATAAAGGAGAAGCGGACAGGCAAAGAGAGGCATTTCAGCCCGCCGGAAAAATGTCCAATATGCGGTTCAGCGGTTGAAAGGGATGAAGGCGGTGTGGCATTCCGCTGTATAGGTTTGAACTGCACAGCGCAGGTACAGCAGCGCATCGGGCATTATGTCTCAAGGGCTGCGATGGATATTGAAGGGCTTGGCGAGAAGAATGTGGAACTCCTGTATTCTCAAGGGCTGATAAAACACTTTGTTGATATTTACAGATTAAAAAAAGAAGACCTGCTTGAGCTTCCGAGGTTTGCCGAAAAGTCAGCTCAGAATCTTATAGATGCGATCGAGAAGAGCAAAAAGACCACGCTTGCAAAGTTCATATATTCTCTCGGCATAACCCATGTCGGAGAGTACGCCGCAAAGCTGCTTGCAAAAAACTTCAGAACTATAAATGATCTTTACAATGTGGATACTGAAACTATCATTGCTATAAAACAGATGGGTGAAAAAACAGCAGCCTCTGTTTCGGCATTCTTTGATGACCCTGAAAATCTGAAAACCCTTAAATCCCTGCCTCTAATTATTTCAAACCCTGATTTCGGCAGCGGAGATGTGAAAGATCTGCCGCTGAGCGGACTCACATTTGTAATTACCGGCACCATGCCTATTCCCCGTGATGAGATCGAAGAGCAGATAGACAAGATGGGAGGACATGCTTCCGGCTCTGTCTCAAAAAGTACGGACTTTCTCGTTGCAGGTGAAAATGCCGGGTCAAAGCTTGCCAAAGCTGAAAAGCTTGGCATAAAGATAATATCCTATCAGGAACTGCTTCAGATGATCGGCATTAGCAAGAACTGA